A genome region from Babesia bigemina genome assembly Bbig001, chromosome : I includes the following:
- a CDS encoding RIBOSOME BINDING PROTEIN-1, putative: MVDKGNIPEFRTLKECLEFLEWLHHNRGAQGQLANRLMRLLNGKYNTVDQQQIEPALSQFLTNVSKFHTKLCKNPQRSYTGERKAKNTLNALLQCIPKVLAALYFLRYNVDDGFTRVGGGDWAGETVGMIELYAARGPEFVRRMIASAGKIDRYLIAQDDVEYGVIPGGFGAGELQPGYKNGYSPASAMAGDIIKILNKETNKNNLLLDVYSTTVLSTTGSDTANIANALRLVQDFCRIFGEVRDEQDFRNHLYSRDKCINLDELKRQCKKLIVPLEKIFTKDRFSFTGYAREYQYLTKENIAKKMASWFKTHLNAVNEKLKRIDTQSGVIKKPRKDNLAAYFNKHFIPYGFTFYGYDFGKGSSQQKILTDNWVNVINELKREGDGLAKLKTILDGEGCLMEEEDDNEVEDEEAKEELEIPDEDLEDVESEDHTPFTKPDAAKPVVTKAEAAKPTATKTEAIKTEAAKPVVSQSEVTPNQGKKSEGAQNQGKKAEGAQNQGKKAEGAQNQGKKAEGAQNQGKKVDSPQSQNNGQSEEKPGSSQVAQAAQTNTSSDSRGGSESPGAHDPSSGQGPGDQAATSGASQQSGQKAQPGSGDSKTASSTAGSGPGGGGKGDHSRDPVTCDGGISATLNGQNYCQPKSHWGNRTPFVPTEITEKMWDDFKNRHHPTTMQSVPSIHTPSSSQPLHYVHGDRVVSQRQPFETRKRVRGQIGQGELPKVTGLAIDDPFFEQQRIIENEYKTVLKDNAYKWQTDRMKFYDELQERLTREAETEKEMKEEQRKVERRLEMDAKYKTAIERLTKQNLQREADAKALEKRFEEATRKTDERRRQEEAEEREKQKEEEHRTRLQQQAYYDHANSLNGKPAPDPTDFTLMQNEAINRSRAYKEAEKIEREKNLELKKALYAAQKINLPQHIPKPRSIQPPLVNLDGHASVFVNQMEGIPLSSSSKGNDNVSGLRQITFSTSSVPTTATLSGQTPHNPTESPATATLDDSIIPAFTDVTAINIKTPADPNKYYYGEFTGNVVKDHSNVTRRKELAANAFKVQRKLFEQREPQLLAVDNQIKQSVQKKEEDVENWQEARRSDFLKGIQRDIQSRVTSADGDAVFMSGNPITYQKPVLVIGQVVKNNPDTNGKRKQEAYNILRSQNFDVTGDKILIPNIPPKPLPLLPSIGIPAGKPLKEAKQIPPLPPLPYPLSVPAIASEPEGIDLTKQKRTTERTPVILPEVIPPLTGQLDVLPMENSTDFSGSTIVHTPAHIPTVYIPQDSAFETFVPSEPTGDPIADPKTKPPRKSLTPVEIEAHPGVMIDEPICQLYSPELVTKKVPSTDHSIAPPRTVREMLCWLSDLPHALGYANLINYILNLFEGSESIEAIPESISSDDVTEALSQSCSHASSVLAGIEGPVPIDLNKLHYERYGAPLMYYSEDPYTLLCQLLSYVYATYHQLSFLRTQCRRDSDQGGWRECQYGKNVKASEYWLCTKDPLDPMKLQSHGCDPSPLQGFLTDQSDISTYWYQRNDVCQKSRIKMGFLQKHFRDKHKHGFYTYNLLTGACYNNVDPLEKLCRYLVCLTRRTPRTTGELVSFSHHIGNELQGMCQGCLYLAPPSPSRMT; the protein is encoded by the coding sequence atggtggataaaggTAATATACCTGAGTTCAGGACTCTTAAGGAGTGCTTGGAATTCTTGGAGTGGTTGCATCATAATAGAGGCGCACAAGGCCAGCTGGCCAATAGACTGATGCGGCTGCTTAATGGCAAATACAATACTGTTGATCAACAGCAAATTGAACCCGCACTGTCACAGTTTTTAACTAATGTATCCAAGTTTCATACGAAATTGTGCAAAAATCCACAACGGTCGTATACCGGCGAGCGAAAAGCTAAAAATACCTTAAACGCTCTCCTTCAGTGCATCCCTAAGGTTCTTGCAGCTTTGTATTTTTTGCGGTACAATGTGGACGATGGATTCACAAGAGTGGGCGGTGGGGATTGGGCGGGTGAAACGGTTGGGATGATCGAACTGTACGCTGCGCGTGGTCCAGAGTTTGTTAGACGGATGATAGCGAGTGCCGGAAAAATTGATAGATACCTCATTGCGCAAGATGACGTTGAGTACGGTGTTATACCTGGTGGATTCGGGGCAGGTGAGTTGCAACCTGGTTATAAGAATGGCTATTCCCCAGCCTCTGCTATGGCAGGGGACATTATAAAGATTCTGAATAAAGAAACTAATAAAAACAATCTGCTTCTCGATGTTTATTCAACTACAGTGTTATCCACGACCGGGTCCGACACTGCAAACATCGCAAATGCCCTTCGCTTGGTTCAAGATTTCTGTAGAATTTTCGGAGAAGTACGAGATGAGCAAGATTTTAGGAATCATTTATATTCGAGAGACAAATGCATAAATTTAGATGAATTAAAAAGGCAATGCAAAAAACTTATAGTACCGCTTGAAAAAATATTCACCAAGGACCGTTTTTCCTTCACGGGATATGCTAGAGAATATCAATACCTTACAAAGGAGAACATTGCGAAAAAAATGGCAAGTTGGTTTAAAACACATCTGAATGCAGTGAATGAGAAATTGAAGAGAATTGATACACAATCCGGTGTAATCAAAAAACCACGCAAGGACAACCTTGCCGCCTATTTCAACAAACATTTCATTCCttacggattcacattcTATGGCTACGATTTCGGAAAAGGAAGCAGTCAGCAAAAGATTTTGACGGATAATTGGGTTAATGTAATTAATGAGCTAAAGAGAGAAGGTGACGGCCTGGCAAAGTTGAAAACGATTTTGGATGGTGAGGGTTGTTTAATGGAAGAGGAAGATGATAATGAAGTTGAGGACGAAGAGGCTAAGGAAGAACTAGAAATTCCGGATGAAGATTTGGAAGATGTAGAGTCCGAAGATCATACGCCTTTCACCAAACCCGATGCCGCCAAGCCTGTGGTCACCAAAGCCGAAGCGGCGAAGCCGACTGCTACCAAGACGGAGGCAATTAAAACTGAGGCTGCGAAGCCTGTTGTAAGTCAATCCGAAGTAACTccaaaccagggcaagaaatctgagggagcacagaaccaaggcaagaaagcggagggggcacagaaccagggcaagaaagcggagggggcacagaaccagggcaagaaagcggagggggcacagaaccagggcaagaaagtggaCAGCCCTCAAAGCCAAAATAATGGTCAAAGTGAAGAAAAGCCTGGGAGTTCACAAGTCGCACAGGCGGCACAAACTAATACTTCAAGTGATTCAAGGGGAGGCTCTGAGTCACCTGGTGCCCATGATCCCAGTAGTGGTCAGGGCCCGGGTGACCAGGCGGCTACCTCCGGCGCTAGTCAACAGAGTGGTCAAAAGGCTCAGCCAGGTTCAGGTGACAGTAAGACGGCATCCTCTACTGCAGGATCTGGTCCAGGTGGCGGTGGAAAAGGTGATCATAGTCGTGACCCCGTAACATGTGATGGTGGTATAAGTGCTACTCTGAATGGCCAAAACTATTGTCAGCCAAAATCTCATTGGGGCAATCGTACACCATTCGTACCAACTGAAATCACCGAAAAGATGTGGGATGATTTTAAAAATCGACATCATCCTacgacaatgcaaagtGTTCCTTCTATTCATACGCCTAGTTCCTCCCAACCTTTACATTACGTTCACGGTGACCGTGTTGTCAGCCAACGTCAACCCTTTGAAACACGGAAAAGGGTTAGGGGGCAGATTGGTCAAGGAGAATTACCTAAAGTTACCGGATTGGCTATCGATGATCCGTTTTTTGAGCAGCAGAGGATAATAGAAAATGAATACAAAACCGTGCTTAAGGACAACGCATATAAGTGGCAAACAGATCGAATGAAATTCTATGATGAACTGCAAGAACGACTGACTAGAGAGGCTGAAACCGAAAAGGAAATGAAAGAAGAACAACGCAAGGTGGAGCGTAGACTAGAAATGGACGCTAAATATAAAACTGCCATTGAACGGCTCACAAAGCAAAATCTACAGAGAGAAGCAGACGCCAAGGCGTTGGAAAAACGATTTGAAGAAGCGACCAGAAAAACGGACGAAAGACGTAGACAGGAAGAAGCAGAGGAACGTGAAAAACAAAAAGAAGAGGAACATAGGACACGATTGCAACAACAAGCCTATTATGATCACGCTAACTCGTTGAACGGTAAGCCAGCTCCCGATCCCACTGATTTTACTTTAATGCAGAATGAGGCCATTAATAGGAGTAGAGCGTACAAAGAAGCAGAGAAAATAGAGAGAGAAAAGAATCTGGAACTTAAAAAGGCACTGTATGCGGCTCAAAAAATTAATTTGCCGCAGCATATACCAAAACCAAGAAGCATACAACCTCCCCTCGTGAATTTGGATGGGCATGCTTCTGTGTTCGTGAATCAAATGGAAGGTATTCCACTGAGTAGTTCTTCAAAAGGAAATGACAACGTTTCCGGACTTCGGCAAATTACGTTTTCCACGTCATCTGTGCCAACAACCGCAACCCTGTCCGGGCAGACTCCCCATAATCCAACAGAATCGCCAGCAACTGCCACACTAGACGACTCAATCATACCTGCATTTACGGACGTCACTGCTATTAATATAAAAACACCTGCTGATCCAAATAAATACTACTACGGAGAGTTTACAGGGAACGTTGTGAAAGACCACTCAAACGTCACACGGCGAAAGGAGCTGGCAGCTAATGCGTTTAAAGTTCAACGAAAGTTATTTGAACAGCGCGAGCCCCAACTGCTGGCAGTAGACAACCAAATAAAGCAATCAGTGCAGAAAAAGGAAGAGGATGTCGAAAACTGGCAAGAAGCGCGGAGAAGTGACTTTCTGAAAGGTATTCAAAGAGATATTCAAAGTCGGGTCACGAGTGCGGATGGTGATGCTGTGTTCATGTCAGGGAATCCTATTACATACCAAAAACCTGTTCTCGTGATAGGACAAGTTGTGAAAAATAATCCTGACACAAACGGCAAACGAAAACAGGAGGCATATAATATTCTTCGTTCGCAAAATTTTGATGTCACAGGCGATAAAATTCTGATTCCCAATATTCCACCTAAGCCCCTTCCGCTACTTCCCTCCATTGGCATTCCGGCTGGCAAACCATTAAAAGAGGCCAAGCAAATACCGCCCTTaccgccgctgccgtaccCACTCTCTGTTCCTGCCATTGCTTCTGAGCCTGAAGGCATTGATCTGACAAAACAGAAACGTACCACGGAACGTACGCCCGTGATACTCCCGGAGGTTATCCCTCCTCTCACTGGGCAGCTTGATGTTCTACCCATGGAAAATTCAACCGACTTTTCGGGTAGTACAATCGTACATACACCAGCTCATATACCAACGGTCTACATTCCACAAGACAGTGCTTTCGAGACCTTTGTGCCGTCGGAACCAACAGGCGATCCCATTGCTGATCCCAAGACAAAGCCTCCGCGGAAATCCCTCACTCCGGTAGAAATCGAAGCTCATCCAGGGGTCATGATTGATGAACCGATATGTCAGCTGTATTCCCCAGAGTTGGTTACAAAAAAGGTTCCTAGCACTGATCACAGTATAGCTCCGCCCCGAACTGTGCGTGAGATGCTGTGCTGGCTCAGCGATTTGCCGCATGCCCTGGGATATGCCAATTTAATCAACTACATCTTAAATTTGTTTGAGGGGTCTGAATCAATAGAAGCCATCCCAGAATCTATTTCATCGGACGATGTCACCGAAGCCTTATCCCAATCCTGTAGCCACGCCAGTTCTGTGCTGGCAGGTATCGAAGGGCCTGTGCCCATTGACCTTAACAAGTTGCACTATGAACGCTACGGCGCTCCACTGATGTACTACTCCGAAGACCCCTACACGCTTCTATGCCAATTGCTGAGCTATGTCTACGCCACTTATCATCAGCTATCTTTCCTGCGCACCCAGTGCCGGAGGGACTCCGACCAGGGTGGGTGGCGTGAATGTCAGTACGGTAAAAATGTAAAGGCATCGGAATATTGGCTCTGCACCAAAGATCCATTAGACCCCATGAAATTACAAAGTCATGGTTGCGACCCTTCCCCCTT